In Candidatus Manganitrophus noduliformans, the sequence AGAACAACGTTGCACGCGACGCCGGTGCTCCGTCGGCTTGGGAGAGATAAATACCGAAGAGTAGGGCAGTTACCAAAGTATTCAAGCAACCTGCAATTGATCCGTACCAGATTATCGCCCATTTTCGAGCAGAGAGTCCTTTGTAATTGGTGCGACGAAGGTACCAATAAAGCAACAGACCTGTAATAGATCCTGCTGCTGTAAATATGACGACAAGCATCCAATTTTCGATGATTAATCCAAAAAAGCTCTCCTTTAGATGATTCCCAAAGGCGGCTCGATGGTCGAAAGATGTAGCCTGATAACCCGCTCGTGATTGCACTCCAAAGTGGAATTGCCCACGACAGAAGCCTTTGCTGAGATTCAGTGATTGAAACTTTATTCTCCATCCTTCTCCATGAATCATGCAAATGGTCATAAAGCGGAAAGAATTTTATCATCAGCCGTCACTACATAAATACCATATTTGAAAAAGAGTGGAGGTTTTCAGTTTTGCACACTAGATCGATTGGATCTCTCGTGGGCATGATACATTCTGATGAAAGATTCCATTTCGAGAATAGATCAAATATCACACGATCCAATCAAAAAGTAGGCGTAGTTGGCCTCGCCATCCGAAGTCATCCCACCTCATAAATTATTTCTCCTATTTATCTCTTCCCCTCACTCCGGTATAATCCCGTCCGATCACGTTCGCCGATGTGCAAACGCCTCAAGCGGGAGGAACCCAAATGAACACAGAGTTGATTGTGGCGCTGATCTCCGGCGGAATTGCGCTGGTGTCGGCCGGATTCGCCATGTGGGGACAGTTCACCTCCGCGCGGCTGGCCGCCGATTTACAGAACCTTCAATTGGCCGAAGCCCGGCGGCTCGAACGGGAGAAGACCGTCTCCCGCTACCGGGAGCCGCTCGCGCGGGCCGCCCACGATCTGCAAAGCCGCTTGTATAACATCCTGGCCCAGGGCTTCATGCATCTTTCCGCCGAGAACAAGACCGAGCGGGAGCGATCGTACGTTCTGAACAACACCGTTTACCTGATCGCCCAGTACTTCGCCTGGACCGAGATCATCCGCCGCGATATTCAGCACATCGATCTCGGCACGGAGGAGGAGACCACCAAACTGGCGCGATTGCAGGACAACACCTACCGGCTCTGGCAGACCGACCGGTTCGGTTCCCTCTTTCGCGTGTTCGCCGGAGAGCAGCGGGCCATCGGCGAGCGAATGATCATCGAGACCCCAAGAGGACCCGAATGCATCGGCTACTCCGCCTTCCTCGATCAGAACCTAAGTGAAAAAGACCCCCTCCTGAATGCCCTGAGAGAAGACGTGCGGGAATGTTCGGCGAGTTTGGAAGAAGCCCGCCCGCGTTTGATCGCGATTCAGAACGTCCTCATCGACCTCCTCGATTTTCTCGATCCTAATTACGTCCGGTTTCCGAAAGAGCGCAGACGGAAGGTGGGGCAATAGGCCGTTCGTTAACTCTATTCTTGCCATATGGAACGGAGTAGACCTATGAAGAAAGGGGGACGATACGACACTTCCGGTTTGATCGAGGCCCAATTCGAGCCCGGCTCGCGCGGACGGGTGTTGAGGAATCTTCTTGAAATCAAGAAAAAGCGCGTGATGGACCAAGTGGAGCAGCGTGAGCAGTTTCGAGCGATTGAGGAACTGATTCGATTATATGATTAGGAGCACCGCTTCACTGCAGCCGATGTGTGCAAGATTCACAAGACTTGGCTAGGTCCGATTTATGTATGGGCGGGGCAATATCGTCAGGTGAATATCTCCAAAGGCGATTTCCCGTTTGCCGCCGCCGGGCAAATTTCTCGGCTGATGTCCGATTTTGAAAACGGTCCGCTTCGTGACTTCACTCCCTGTCGCTTTCGTCCTACTGAAGAAATCGCAAAAGCGATTGCCGTCGTTCATACGGAATTAATTTTGGTCCATCCCTTTAGAGAAGGAAACGGACGGGTCGCGCGACTATTGGCGAATCTGATGGCATTGCAAGCCGGTCTGCCGCTTCTGGATTTTACCGGTTTTAAAGGGCGCAAACGACAAATATATTTTACAGCCGTCCAAGCGGGAATGGACCGCGATTACAGGCCGATGCAAGAAGTTTTCACGGTTATTATTGATAAGTCTCTTCGGATTCTGCGACAGTGAAGATTTTATTAGAAACAGAATCTGAAGGGGCTGGTCCGGTCGAGACGATATAGCCGGTTTCAATGGCGGTAGAGGAAGTGACGGCCGTATAGATCAATGCACGGCGTTGTTCCGGGTCTCTTAGATATGGATTTGTTTCGACAAGCGGTTTGTTCGGCATGGAAGAAGTATATCATAATCCCCTTGGAAGATCATTTACTCATTCATGGTCAGGCCGCCTCAAACCCATGTTTTCCGCAGAGGCCCGCCTTTCAGCGACCCCCTTCTCGGCCCGATCCTCATCGATAAGTGCGATGGAAGAGCGCCCCTTTATCCGGTGGGTCCGATTTCGCTATACTTGACTGACCTGGAGCAGAAGCGGTAAAGGAGGTCGATATGGCAGGAGATAAGATGTGGTTGTTCCCTTTTGTATTGGTCCTGGTCTTTTCTGCGGTCTCCGCGGAGACCGCGTATTCGCAGAGAATCGAGAACCGGGAAGCGAACCGGGAGGGATGGATCGATCCTGAGACGAAATCAGCCGGATCCACCCTGATAGAGGAGCGGCGGCGGGCGGAGCTGGCGGAGCAGAGGGCGGCGGCGAACATGGAGGGGATGGAGAGGCAAGGGCGTAGGCAGGCCAATAAAGAGGGGAGCCGGATGGGCGAAAGAACGGAGCGCCGGTCGGCAGACTTTTCCGCTCCCGGCGCGCTCAACAACCGTTCCGAACAATCCAAATGAAAACAGAGACTGATTTGAACACGCACGCGCGTCGCATGGTTCGCTTTCACTCACGATGTTAGCAGAGGCGCTTCGCGCTTCATTCCTGTGGGCACATTCCTCGCAGCTTGCTGCGGGGAGCTTCAATCAAAAGAGGCGCTTCGCTGTATGAGAGCGAAGCGCCTTTCCAAAGAACCACGGAAAGGATCACATCCGTGCTGCTTCCGATAATCTGTCTCTTGTAATCCGGCCTAGATATTTCTATACTATTAAGGTCGTGTTGCGCCCATTCCCCTGTTGCGAACATCCCCAAGACCTGCGTCTCTGACCCTACCATGGGTTCTATAAAGAGGATGAAGCACACGTCCGTATTGTGTAGGATCCTTAAAAAGACCCTGTCTATTCAATTTTTAAATGAAAGAGGGCATCATGGAGAGAGAAAAAACGGTTTCTAGTTTATCCGCCGACCTCGATATTCCGCTGGAGCGCGACATCTTCTTGCGGACCCTGGTGAGAGAGTTGTCCGGGAACTTGCAGGAGATCATCGGGATCGATGAGGCCTCCGGTTTCGTCAGTTTGGTGGGACAGAACATGGGAATGGCGATCGACCAGGACTATAAAAAAGCGCTCGGCGTCTCTCAGCTTACACGGGAGCAGGTGGCCGACGTGCTGGTCGATCTGAAGCGGCGCATCAAAGGGGACTTCTATATCATCGAGCAGGACGAGGAGAAAATCGTCTTGGGGAACCGGGCGTGCCCTTTTGGAGACAAAGTCATTGATCGGCCGGCCATGTGCATGATGACTTCGAATGTCTTCGGGTCGATCGCGGCGGAAAATCTCGGGTATGCCAAGGTCGAGCTTCAGAAGATGATTGCCTTGGGCGATCCCGGCTGCCTGGTGGTCGTTCATCTCAAACAAACGCCGGCGTCCGATGCATGCAGGGGAAGGGAGTATTTTAAGGGAGACCGTTCCGAGTGACCCCCAACGAATTCTTGGCCGTCGCCAAGACCCTTCCAGAGGGAATGCTGCTTGTATCAGGCGCAGGAAAAATCCTTGCCGCCAACCGGGCCCTGGGAGATCTTTTAGGCGCCTCTTCCGAAGGGCTGATCGGGAAGCGTCTCTTCGACGTTGCAGCCTCTCCTCCGGACAAGATCAAGACCTATCTTCAAGTCTGCTCGCGCAGCGGTCAGATGATGATCGGGACCCTCTCCTTCCACTTTCCACCGAAGAAGATTGACTGCCGCGCGGAAGGTGCAGCGGTCGAGCCCGGGAGAAAAGGGGAGTCGTCGAAGATCATCCTCCGGCTGCGGCCGAAGGATTCCGGCTCCAGCCAATTCATCCTGCTGAACCGTCAGATCCAGGCGCTGACAAATGAAATTACGATCCGGCGGCGAACGGAGGAGGAACTCAAGCGGAAGACGTCGGAAGCGGAGGAAGCGAACCGCATTAAATCCCAATTTCTCTCCAACGTCTCTCACGAGCTCAGAACGCCGCTCAATGCCATTCTCGGCTATACCGCGCTTCTATTGGATCAGGTCTACGGCCCTATTGGGGAGAACATCAAAGAGCCGCTGGAGCGGACCAAGCGAAATGCGGACGCGCTTTTAAAGCTGGTCAATGACGTGCTTGATTTTTCCAGGATCGAATCGGGAAAGATGCCCCTGGATCTGGCCCCGGTCGACATTTCTTCCTTAATACAGGATGTGTATGCTGAGATGAAATTTTTCCTTGATCAGAAATCGCTCCATGTTCAATGGAACCTGGAAAAAGCGCTTCCACTGGTTGAATGTGATGCCAATAAGGTCCGGCAGGTTTTCGTGAATCTTTTTTCCAATGCGATCAAATTTACGAATCAGGGGGGGGTGACGATTTCGACAAAGAATCGGCCGGAAAAGGAGGGGATTGAAATTTTAATCCAGGATACCGGCATCGGCATCCGCTCGGAAGAGCTTCCTAAAATATTCGATTTGTTCCATCAGGTCGATCCGACCTCGACGCGAGAGTTCGGCGGCGTCGGATTGGGCCTGGCGATCGTCAAAGAGATCGTCCATTTGTTAAAGGGCGAGATCCAAGTCGAAAGCGAATATGGTAAAGGGTCCACCTTTATCGTCTTTCTTCCTTGCCGAAGCGGTAGACTGACCGCGCCTTAGATTTTCTTTCCAGCATCAGAAGTCAAGCGAACATACGCCTTACATCTTGATCCGTTGTCCCTTTCAACTTCGTTTCTCCGCCGGACGGGGATTCTCTTAAGATTTAAAAAGGATTTCAGAGGGAAAAGCAAGATTGAAGTCAGAATAGAATGAAGGGATTCCCTTCACGCGATACGAACTCCAATCTTGCAGGCGGGCGGAATCAGACCGCTTTGACCGGCGGGTCGGCGATGCTTTTCTTCAGACCCTGGAGCGCTTTCTCGACGGTTTGCGGGCTTGATTCAAAGGCATGCTCCATCACATAGATGGCTTGGGTGATGGCTTGGGTCATCGTTGCGATTTTCTCTTCCTGTGTCATCGGATGCCTTCGGTTAAAATGTGGCCCGCTGCAAGTATCCCGTTCTGCTTGCAATAGGGTGAGGCCATTGTATCACGAACGGCGGGATAAAAGGTTTAAAGCTGTTAAGAAGTGATTTCCACCTCAGTTCCCACCCACACCGCCCTCCAAAGCGCTTCGATCCTGGGATGACCTCACCCATCCCGCCGTCCAATCAAAAATCAGATGCAAACCCTCAGACGGCCCTCGCCGACGCCGCCTCGTTTTCCAATTCCAGATAACGCCGATGCGAAAAACTCTTCGCCACAATGGCGGCCCGGGTGGTGACCTGAAACTTCCTCATGATCTGCTTGACATGGTGCTTCACCGTATACTCCCCGATGTGCATACAGTTCGCCACCTCTTTATTCGTCATCCCATGCGATAAAAGCTGAACCACCCTCTTTTCACGCGGGGTGAGTTTGATCGGCGCCTCGGACGGCGCCGACGCAGGGTCTTGGAAGACGCGCTCGATGAGAATCAGCAGCTGCGTAAAATCGGACTCATCCCGCCGCGGCTGCAGAAGAACGGGGCGGAAAAGATAAACGGCGCCGTCATGATGCCGGCAGACCCGCTCCCGGAGGGGTTCCGATTGTTTGAACGTGAGATAAAGCTCAAAAACGATTCCCCGGTTTTTTCCGGCGAGCCGATCCGTAATCTCTCGGGCCGCTCGGTTTTGATGGAGAATCTCTCCTTCCCGATTCAAAAGGATAATCCCGGGCTCGATCCAGGGTGTCATGAGGGATTGCATCTCCCTCGCATCTTTCTCATTGAAGGGATTCGATCCGACTTGGGCTGGTTCCCGATCTCGATGGGCACGGACGGCAATCGGTAAGGAATGCATCATGAACCTCTCGGCAAGACGTTTTCTATTGAAGTTCTTTCTGTCTCTTTTTCGCTAAGAGCAAA encodes:
- a CDS encoding methanogen output domain 1-containing protein, with amino-acid sequence MEREKTVSSLSADLDIPLERDIFLRTLVRELSGNLQEIIGIDEASGFVSLVGQNMGMAIDQDYKKALGVSQLTREQVADVLVDLKRRIKGDFYIIEQDEEKIVLGNRACPFGDKVIDRPAMCMMTSNVFGSIAAENLGYAKVELQKMIALGDPGCLVVVHLKQTPASDACRGREYFKGDRSE
- a CDS encoding helix-turn-helix transcriptional regulator; the encoded protein is MMHSLPIAVRAHRDREPAQVGSNPFNEKDAREMQSLMTPWIEPGIILLNREGEILHQNRAAREITDRLAGKNRGIVFELYLTFKQSEPLRERVCRHHDGAVYLFRPVLLQPRRDESDFTQLLILIERVFQDPASAPSEAPIKLTPREKRVVQLLSHGMTNKEVANCMHIGEYTVKHHVKQIMRKFQVTTRAAIVAKSFSHRRYLELENEAASARAV
- a CDS encoding ATP-binding protein; the protein is MTPNEFLAVAKTLPEGMLLVSGAGKILAANRALGDLLGASSEGLIGKRLFDVAASPPDKIKTYLQVCSRSGQMMIGTLSFHFPPKKIDCRAEGAAVEPGRKGESSKIILRLRPKDSGSSQFILLNRQIQALTNEITIRRRTEEELKRKTSEAEEANRIKSQFLSNVSHELRTPLNAILGYTALLLDQVYGPIGENIKEPLERTKRNADALLKLVNDVLDFSRIESGKMPLDLAPVDISSLIQDVYAEMKFFLDQKSLHVQWNLEKALPLVECDANKVRQVFVNLFSNAIKFTNQGGVTISTKNRPEKEGIEILIQDTGIGIRSEELPKIFDLFHQVDPTSTREFGGVGLGLAIVKEIVHLLKGEIQVESEYGKGSTFIVFLPCRSGRLTAP
- a CDS encoding lysogenic protein, producing the protein MNTELIVALISGGIALVSAGFAMWGQFTSARLAADLQNLQLAEARRLEREKTVSRYREPLARAAHDLQSRLYNILAQGFMHLSAENKTERERSYVLNNTVYLIAQYFAWTEIIRRDIQHIDLGTEEETTKLARLQDNTYRLWQTDRFGSLFRVFAGEQRAIGERMIIETPRGPECIGYSAFLDQNLSEKDPLLNALREDVRECSASLEEARPRLIAIQNVLIDLLDFLDPNYVRFPKERRRKVGQ